The Pan troglodytes isolate AG18354 chromosome 7, NHGRI_mPanTro3-v2.0_pri, whole genome shotgun sequence genome has a window encoding:
- the PURG gene encoding purine-rich element-binding protein gamma isoform X1: protein MERARRRGGGGGRGRGGKNVGGSGLSKSRLYPQAQHSHYPHYAASATPNQAGGAAEIQELASKRVDIQKKRFYLDVKQSSRGRFLKIAEVWIGRGRQDNIRKSKLTLSLSVAAELKDCLGDFIEHYAHLGLKGHRQEHGHSKEQGSRRRQKHSAPSPPVSVGSEEHPHSVLKTDYIERDNRKYYLDLKENQRGRFLRIRQTMMRGTGMIGYFGHSLGQEQTIVLPAQGMIEFRDALVQLIEDYGEGDIEERRGGDDDPLELPEGTSFRVDNKRFYFDVGSNKYGIFLKVSEVRPPYRNTITVPFKAWTRFGENFIKYEEEMRKICNSHKEKRMDGRKASGEEQECLD, encoded by the coding sequence ATGGAAAGAGCCAGGCGAaggggaggcggcggcggccgcggccgcGGAGGCAAGAATGTAGGGGGCTCTGGCCTAAGCAAGAGTAGACTCTATCCCCAGGCCCAGCACTCCCACTACCCCCACTACGCGGCCTCAGCCACCCCTAATCAGGCCGGGGGCGCAGCCGAAATCCAGGAGCTGGCCTCCAAACGAGTGGACATCCAGAAAAAGAGGTTTTACCTAGACGTGAAGCAAAGCTCCCGGGGCCGCTTCCTAAAGATAGCCGAAGTCTGGATAGGGAGAGGCCGGCAGGACAACATCAGAAAGAGTAAACTGACCCTCTCCCTGTCTGTGGCAGCGGAGCTGAAGGACTGTCTAGGGGACTTCATCGAGCACTATGCCCACCTGGGCCTGAAAGGCCACCGGCAAGAGCATGGCCACAGCAAAGAGCAAGGCTCCAGAAGGAGGCAGAAGCACTCGGCACCCTCCCCACCAGTCTCGGTGGGGTCCGAAGAGCATCCTCACAGTGTCCTGAAAACAGACTATATCGAGAGGGACAATAGGAAATATTACCTAGACCTAAAGGAAAATCAGCGGGGTCGCTTCCTACGGATTAGACAAACCATGATGCGGGGGACTGGCATGATAGGTTATTTTGGCCACAGTTTGGGCCAAGAACAGACTATTGTCCTCCCAGCACAAGGAATGATTGAGTTTCGTGATGCCTTGGTTCAGCTGATTGAAGACTATGGCGAAGGAGACATAGAAGAACGAAGAGGTGGAGACGATGACCCGCTTGAACTCCCAGAGGGGACTTCTTTCAGAGTGGACAATAAAAGGTTCTACTTTGATGTGGGCTCTAATAAATATGGAATTTTCCTGAAGGTAAGTGAGGTGAGACCACCTTACCGTAATACTATTACTGTTCCATTCAAAGCTTGGACAAGGTTTGGGGAGAATTTTATCAAGTATGAAGAAGAGATGAGGAAAATTTGCAACAgccataaagaaaagagaatggatGGCAGAAAGGCCAGTGGTGAAGAACAAGAATGCCTCGACTAG